A region of Flavobacterium album DNA encodes the following proteins:
- a CDS encoding DUF6493 family protein, giving the protein MIKHLQYTDDTSDKFWQIEVTGNSHTVTFGRSGTSGQAKTKDFDTDEACLADAEKLIKEKIKKGYSENGTAGEIAVAKPTSGAKVSAKEIKENLARELKALIDETNYEGIIPFLEKYAKEHKDLLKKEIKTYSGWLGSDKNEIASCVAFAVFDFSDTRNWDKLADALRSYHKIDKIKKALDWAKPSWIGEYLLQFFRQWQRNGRSIYFHYNNLRKLEEWGHVKHDPELFALYLSIYSDGLDYICNDELAYKRDLPLLFEYETSLHTTWIYKGSKAAASWPEDLTVFWDVAFWRLLEEGKIEKEFLLTHVIEVQTKNWHNHLKAYLRKVLLRAGLERELVIKHQALFLPLLHSEQSSIVNFAIDSLKPYFAEKDFDLVEFLNWAEPVFMRAEMKGGVKALLIQLDIAIAKKPELKDRICSLVTDMFMIPGLQLQERAAAFLLKHGKDAEVGEKLAMYASQMLGKVANDLKPLMSPDASGETSAVTADADEDYIFDPIAVKRLDDKIAYPETWNDILFHIGKTVKSDDTVDLEIMLQSWVCKRDLFPPDYKEQLEPYIKQLDKYRQESWHRNFSREFIPFLENEDRVYRYERYNDSATYNIHTLSDLVILAQQRICDKVSLPFLSAPTHTPLWVDPAVLAERIVAYEKANQKINLTDLAVAISRMPRENTEEATKKLPEIQDADVRALLDFALGNTTAIPEVKDREWAGLWALAARTYQPDAVFSEFSKSFGDVPFMVEPYRPGLQTKAKYWGAYSVALGDWEKTKYVADVLDIPFPKRPDVPYTFFYGKDVYTREEKKAWYFDGSDVTFMYSIMPQNTEALALFLASIFNKEEEFDYRQTPILLRHMLNSFYRLDPGSVIYLATSVFNKNKNARAMAGEVLVRSIEENRLPLKDMGSKLGILVNRQYAPANRMLGLLEPLRDISHKHNDALFKLLEYILPEIKLSDNMPGNVKKILELYYDMKHKLGRQVSPSVEIALNELEGLKLLQPIINKIKK; this is encoded by the coding sequence ATGATCAAACACTTACAATACACTGATGATACATCTGACAAATTCTGGCAGATTGAAGTAACCGGAAATTCGCATACTGTAACCTTTGGACGGAGCGGGACTTCGGGACAGGCCAAAACGAAAGATTTTGATACCGATGAGGCCTGCCTTGCCGATGCGGAAAAGCTAATTAAAGAAAAAATAAAAAAAGGATATTCGGAAAATGGGACGGCAGGGGAGATAGCTGTCGCCAAACCCACGTCCGGCGCAAAGGTTTCTGCCAAAGAAATAAAAGAAAATCTTGCACGGGAATTAAAAGCGCTCATTGATGAGACTAATTATGAGGGCATTATACCTTTTCTCGAAAAATATGCAAAGGAGCATAAGGATCTGCTTAAAAAAGAAATAAAGACCTACTCCGGCTGGCTGGGTAGCGACAAAAATGAAATAGCCTCCTGTGTTGCCTTTGCTGTTTTCGATTTTTCGGATACCCGCAACTGGGACAAGCTGGCCGATGCTTTACGCTCTTACCACAAAATCGATAAAATCAAAAAAGCGCTCGATTGGGCAAAACCGTCATGGATAGGTGAATACCTTTTACAGTTTTTCCGGCAATGGCAACGAAACGGCAGGAGTATATACTTTCATTATAACAACCTGAGAAAACTAGAGGAATGGGGGCACGTGAAGCATGATCCCGAATTGTTCGCGCTATATCTCAGCATCTATTCAGACGGGCTGGATTATATATGTAATGATGAATTGGCTTATAAGCGCGACCTTCCGTTGCTGTTTGAATACGAAACAAGCCTTCACACAACCTGGATTTACAAGGGGAGTAAAGCTGCCGCTTCGTGGCCTGAAGACCTTACCGTTTTCTGGGACGTTGCCTTCTGGCGTTTGCTCGAAGAAGGAAAAATAGAGAAAGAATTCCTGCTTACCCATGTGATCGAAGTGCAGACAAAAAACTGGCACAACCACCTGAAGGCTTATTTACGGAAAGTGCTGCTAAGGGCCGGACTGGAAAGAGAGCTGGTGATAAAGCACCAGGCACTGTTCCTGCCGCTGCTGCATTCGGAACAAAGTTCCATCGTTAATTTTGCTATCGACTCCCTGAAGCCTTATTTCGCCGAAAAAGATTTTGACCTGGTGGAATTCCTCAACTGGGCAGAGCCTGTTTTTATGCGTGCCGAAATGAAGGGAGGCGTTAAAGCGCTGCTTATCCAACTGGATATAGCTATTGCAAAGAAACCGGAACTTAAAGACAGGATATGTAGCCTTGTAACCGATATGTTCATGATCCCCGGCCTGCAGCTGCAGGAAAGGGCGGCAGCCTTTTTGCTAAAGCATGGCAAAGATGCTGAAGTGGGCGAAAAACTGGCTATGTATGCGTCGCAGATGTTAGGAAAGGTAGCGAACGACCTGAAACCCTTAATGAGCCCGGATGCGTCAGGTGAAACATCAGCTGTTACTGCAGATGCTGACGAAGACTATATTTTCGATCCCATTGCAGTAAAAAGGCTGGATGACAAGATTGCCTACCCTGAAACGTGGAATGACATTCTTTTCCATATCGGGAAAACGGTAAAGTCAGACGACACCGTTGACCTTGAAATCATGCTCCAAAGCTGGGTGTGCAAAAGGGATCTTTTCCCGCCCGACTACAAAGAACAATTGGAGCCTTACATCAAGCAGCTGGATAAATACAGGCAGGAATCCTGGCATCGTAATTTTTCCAGAGAGTTTATTCCCTTCCTCGAAAATGAAGACAGGGTGTATCGATACGAACGGTATAATGACAGCGCTACCTACAACATTCACACATTATCAGACCTGGTAATCCTGGCGCAGCAAAGGATATGCGATAAAGTATCCCTGCCTTTCCTCAGCGCGCCGACACACACGCCTCTTTGGGTAGATCCTGCGGTACTGGCCGAAAGGATTGTTGCCTACGAAAAAGCAAACCAAAAGATTAACCTTACTGACCTTGCCGTTGCAATCAGCAGGATGCCACGGGAAAATACAGAAGAAGCCACAAAAAAGCTCCCGGAAATACAGGATGCCGATGTGAGGGCGCTACTGGATTTCGCTTTAGGGAACACGACAGCTATTCCGGAAGTAAAAGATCGCGAGTGGGCCGGCCTTTGGGCTTTGGCGGCGCGTACCTACCAGCCGGATGCTGTTTTCAGTGAATTTTCAAAGTCGTTTGGCGATGTCCCTTTTATGGTAGAACCTTACAGGCCGGGACTTCAGACGAAAGCGAAATATTGGGGTGCTTATAGTGTTGCATTAGGCGATTGGGAAAAAACGAAATACGTGGCCGATGTCCTCGATATTCCCTTCCCGAAACGCCCTGATGTGCCTTATACATTCTTTTACGGTAAAGATGTTTATACAAGAGAAGAAAAGAAAGCCTGGTATTTCGATGGTTCCGATGTAACCTTTATGTACAGTATTATGCCCCAAAACACAGAGGCTTTAGCGTTGTTTCTCGCCTCGATCTTCAATAAGGAAGAAGAGTTTGATTACAGGCAAACCCCCATCCTGCTCAGGCACATGCTGAACAGCTTTTACAGGCTGGACCCGGGTTCGGTCATTTACCTTGCCACCTCGGTTTTCAACAAGAACAAAAATGCAAGGGCAATGGCCGGCGAAGTGTTAGTGCGGAGCATAGAGGAAAACCGCCTTCCGCTGAAGGATATGGGTTCAAAACTTGGAATCCTTGTCAACAGGCAGTATGCCCCGGCTAACAGGATGCTGGGCCTTCTGGAACCGCTCAGGGATATTTCGCACAAGCACAATGACGCACTGTTCAAATTGCTGGAATACATACTGCCGGAAATAAAGCTTTCGGACAACATGCCGGGCAATGTCAAAAAGATACTGGAACTGTATTACGACATGAAGCACAAGCTGGGCCGCCAGGTATCCCCATCGGTGGAAATAGCTTTAAACGAACTGGAAGGGCTGAAGCTATTGCAGCCCATCATCAACAAGATAAAAAAATAA
- a CDS encoding YfaP family protein produces the protein MKPTKTLKRLSALAFMCLLIVVACSKDDSSGGGSNKPLTEFEFSGIFTGTLNNNGAVSDLEGYVTIDDDGATRLNLLTGSMKGSSVKTGPNYNITVTEANGAFAGIEDITGTIDTATRTIYLSGTNPDGSQMTVGGNAANPNLVTDGGWGSLQKSAVVFTHNETCKATVTINGVSFSGLNGFYQEGGLCSDYYFQSNQIRFNMDSKSSEIFCHDITLLGLDGQMHTYTDCNTIRFVLNKNTQYTYTVAWENGETGSGTFTTPDGGFQLPICLSNDGAECDGEGGLEGQNGNPRFNLQFSNAGNVDLDLYVQTPNGSIIYYGNETAQGGTIDVDCACGNACDSENIFFNNGPSGQYTFWVDYYGDCGSGSTSSNFTVKVMDNNTVVQTKTGTLNSGESTHWTYNHN, from the coding sequence ATGAAACCAACAAAAACACTAAAAAGATTATCTGCACTGGCCTTTATGTGCCTGCTCATAGTAGTAGCGTGCAGCAAAGATGATTCCTCCGGAGGCGGATCGAACAAGCCTTTAACCGAATTCGAATTCTCAGGAATATTTACCGGGACGCTCAATAACAACGGGGCGGTTAGCGACCTGGAAGGGTATGTTACCATCGACGATGATGGCGCTACCAGGCTCAACCTGCTTACCGGCAGCATGAAGGGTTCCTCTGTAAAAACAGGCCCGAATTACAACATCACTGTGACCGAGGCCAATGGGGCATTTGCAGGGATCGAAGACATTACCGGAACGATAGATACGGCTACAAGGACCATTTACCTGAGCGGCACCAACCCTGACGGTTCGCAAATGACAGTAGGAGGAAACGCTGCCAACCCCAACCTTGTTACCGATGGCGGATGGGGAAGCCTGCAAAAGTCGGCAGTAGTGTTTACACACAACGAAACCTGTAAGGCTACCGTAACCATCAACGGGGTGAGCTTTAGCGGCCTCAATGGTTTCTATCAGGAAGGCGGCCTGTGCTCGGACTATTATTTTCAATCGAACCAGATCCGTTTTAATATGGACAGCAAGTCTTCAGAAATATTTTGTCATGACATAACGCTTTTAGGCCTGGACGGGCAGATGCATACCTATACCGATTGCAACACGATACGTTTTGTGCTCAATAAAAACACGCAATATACCTATACCGTTGCCTGGGAGAATGGCGAAACAGGAAGCGGAACGTTCACCACGCCTGATGGTGGTTTCCAGCTGCCGATATGCCTTTCCAATGACGGGGCTGAATGTGATGGAGAAGGCGGCCTGGAGGGACAGAACGGAAATCCAAGGTTCAACCTGCAGTTTAGCAACGCCGGCAACGTAGACCTTGACCTGTATGTGCAGACCCCAAATGGCTCTATAATATACTATGGCAACGAAACAGCCCAGGGCGGTACTATTGATGTGGATTGTGCCTGCGGCAACGCCTGCGATTCCGAGAACATCTTCTTCAACAATGGCCCATCGGGGCAGTACACTTTCTGGGTAGATTATTATGGCGATTGCGGCAGCGGCAGCACATCATCCAACTTCACAGTCAAAGTGATGGATAACAATACGGTAGTCCAGACCAAGACCGGCACGCTGAATAGCGGCGAGTCGACACACTGGACGTATAACCATAATTAA
- the mce gene encoding methylmalonyl-CoA epimerase: MRKIEHIGIAVKDLAASNLLFEKLFGAPAYKEEEVASEGVKTSFFMNGPNKIELLEATNPDSPIAKFLEKKGEGIHHIAFDVEDIVAEIARLKAEGFTVLNETPKRGADNKLVAFLHPKGTNGVLVELCQEIG, translated from the coding sequence ATGAGAAAAATAGAGCACATCGGCATAGCGGTAAAAGACCTTGCAGCATCTAACCTGCTTTTTGAAAAACTATTCGGCGCACCGGCCTATAAAGAAGAAGAGGTGGCCAGCGAAGGCGTAAAGACTTCTTTTTTCATGAACGGCCCGAACAAGATCGAGCTCTTGGAAGCGACCAATCCCGACAGCCCTATTGCCAAATTCCTTGAAAAAAAAGGCGAAGGCATACACCACATCGCTTTTGACGTGGAAGATATCGTTGCAGAAATTGCACGCCTGAAAGCGGAAGGATTTACAGTACTGAACGAAACCCCTAAACGCGGTGCCGACAATAAGCTGGTGGCCTTCCTTCACCCAAAAGGCACCAATGGTGTTTTGGTAGAGCTGTGCCAGGAGATAGGGTAA
- the rbfA gene encoding 30S ribosome-binding factor RbfA produces METNRQKKIGALLQNDLVDILQGEIRKNGISNLIISISKVVVTTDLSIAKVYLSVFPSERGGEILNAVKSNAPLIKHDLSQRVKLQLRKVPNLVFYIDDTLDQIEIIDRELSGANNPLTNPELLEKRKKS; encoded by the coding sequence ATGGAAACAAACAGGCAGAAAAAGATCGGGGCGCTCCTTCAAAACGATCTGGTTGATATTTTACAAGGCGAGATACGTAAGAACGGCATCTCCAATCTTATTATTTCTATATCGAAAGTAGTTGTAACGACCGACTTGTCGATCGCAAAAGTTTATCTTAGCGTATTCCCTTCAGAAAGGGGCGGTGAGATACTTAATGCCGTAAAATCGAATGCGCCGCTTATCAAGCACGACCTTTCGCAACGCGTAAAATTGCAGTTGCGTAAAGTGCCGAACCTTGTATTTTACATAGACGACACCCTTGACCAGATCGAAATCATCGACCGCGAACTTAGCGGTGCAAATAACCCACTTACCAACCCTGAACTCTTAGAAAAACGCAAGAAATCTTAA
- a CDS encoding ABC transporter permease → MGFPFYIARRYTISRSKSTAVNIITAIAAVGILASTAALFIIMSAFSGLKDFSLSFTDATDPDLKLSSIGGKTFLISPQQEQQLKGLKGVAVYSKIAEERVLFYFDGKEQVAVLKGTDSLFTQVNPMKAKLVGGQWPITETSQVVVGADIFTKLSLGLFDYNRVLEVYVPKPGKGPIQSPEDAFNKGGLHVVGVYSVNDDVNGKYVFCNLDTAQKLLDFPANKLTAIEFKLAPGAVEDDVRQQLQTIFNNKVIIKNRAQLNDSLYKMLNAENLVTYLFCSLVVVLTLFCLAGALIMLILDKRENIKTLYSLGTEVSSLRKIFLYQGIFITTLGIFFGLLIASGIILLQQHFSLFMITNDMAYPVAFRLQNVLIVLATIFTLGILASWIAAGRVNKKLLENS, encoded by the coding sequence TTGGGCTTCCCGTTTTACATAGCACGGCGTTATACCATAAGCCGCAGCAAAAGCACTGCCGTAAACATCATTACCGCAATTGCCGCTGTGGGCATACTGGCGAGCACCGCCGCGCTGTTCATTATCATGTCGGCTTTCAGCGGGCTCAAGGATTTCAGCCTATCGTTTACCGATGCTACCGACCCGGACCTTAAGCTGTCGTCCATTGGCGGGAAAACATTCCTTATCTCCCCTCAGCAGGAACAGCAGCTGAAAGGGCTTAAAGGAGTGGCGGTGTACAGTAAAATAGCCGAAGAACGCGTGCTTTTTTATTTTGATGGAAAAGAGCAGGTAGCCGTACTCAAAGGGACCGACAGCCTTTTTACGCAGGTAAACCCAATGAAGGCAAAGCTCGTTGGCGGGCAATGGCCCATTACCGAAACCTCTCAGGTAGTTGTAGGCGCTGATATTTTCACGAAATTATCGCTGGGACTGTTTGACTACAACCGCGTTCTCGAAGTATATGTGCCAAAACCGGGAAAAGGCCCGATACAAAGCCCCGAAGATGCCTTTAATAAAGGCGGCCTGCATGTGGTCGGGGTATATTCTGTCAATGACGATGTGAACGGAAAATATGTTTTCTGCAATCTCGATACCGCCCAAAAGCTGCTGGATTTCCCTGCGAACAAACTTACCGCAATTGAATTCAAGCTCGCACCAGGCGCAGTCGAAGATGATGTGAGGCAGCAATTGCAAACCATCTTCAATAATAAAGTCATCATTAAGAACAGGGCGCAGCTTAACGACTCGCTTTATAAAATGCTCAATGCCGAAAACCTGGTAACCTACCTTTTCTGCTCGCTGGTCGTGGTGCTTACGCTGTTTTGCCTTGCAGGAGCGCTCATTATGCTGATTCTCGATAAAAGGGAGAACATCAAAACCCTGTACAGCCTTGGCACTGAGGTAAGCAGCCTGCGCAAGATATTTTTATACCAGGGCATTTTTATTACTACGCTTGGCATATTCTTCGGGCTCCTGATCGCTTCGGGAATCATACTCCTACAACAGCATTTTTCACTGTTTATGATTACTAATGATATGGCCTACCCTGTTGCCTTCAGGCTGCAGAATGTACTTATCGTGCTCGCTACCATTTTTACCCTAGGCATTCTGGCCTCATGGATAGCGGCAGGCAGGGTAAATAAAAAATTGCTTGAAAATTCATAA
- a CDS encoding MATE family efflux transporter, which produces MTQKGNSSGALSRFFSLLKQSLKGENIDFTQGSIRRAVLLLAIPMMLEMVMESVFALVDLYFVGHLENSSFAMQTVGLTESVLTIIYSIAIGMSMAATAVVARRIGEKDPVAAAKAGMQAIVVAVAVNILIAVFGFIYATDILVIMGSSRESAEFGTDFIRIMMSGSFVIMLLFLFNGIFRGAGNAAIAMKSLWIANIANIILCPIFINGLGPIPAFGLTGAAIATTIGRSMGVLYQLYNLFNGKGMLKVVASYFIPDIEQIKALVKVAAPGILQFVIGSCSWMFLANLVATTGGDEGSAGYQSALRIMMFFMLPAWGMSGAAATLVGQNLGAKLPERAERSVIVTAKFNMAYMAAIMVITLLAAEPMMSFFTTNPHVHQIAVKAIRILSAGYVFYGLGMVLLNVFNGSGDTKTPTWVNLFGFWFCQIPLAYLLAKGLDMGPTGVFWAVPIAETAMTIASFILFKRGRWKKVEV; this is translated from the coding sequence ATGACACAGAAAGGAAATTCCTCCGGTGCCCTGTCACGCTTTTTTTCATTATTGAAACAATCCCTCAAGGGAGAAAATATAGACTTTACACAAGGCAGCATACGCCGTGCCGTATTACTGCTTGCCATACCCATGATGCTCGAAATGGTTATGGAGTCGGTATTCGCACTTGTCGACCTTTACTTTGTAGGCCACCTCGAGAACAGCAGTTTTGCCATGCAAACGGTCGGGCTTACAGAATCGGTACTGACAATTATCTACTCCATTGCTATCGGGATGAGCATGGCTGCCACTGCTGTGGTAGCGCGCCGCATTGGCGAAAAAGACCCGGTAGCCGCAGCCAAAGCCGGTATGCAGGCCATAGTTGTAGCGGTAGCGGTCAATATACTTATTGCGGTATTTGGGTTTATTTATGCTACTGATATACTAGTTATTATGGGTTCGTCACGGGAATCTGCCGAATTTGGTACTGATTTCATTCGCATTATGATGAGCGGCAGCTTTGTCATTATGCTGCTGTTCCTTTTTAACGGAATCTTCCGTGGGGCAGGTAACGCTGCCATTGCCATGAAAAGCCTTTGGATAGCCAACATTGCCAACATTATCCTGTGCCCGATATTCATTAACGGGTTGGGGCCGATACCCGCTTTCGGGCTAACGGGCGCGGCTATAGCCACCACGATAGGCCGCAGCATGGGTGTGCTTTACCAGCTGTATAATCTCTTCAACGGTAAGGGTATGCTGAAAGTAGTTGCCTCTTATTTCATACCCGACATAGAACAGATAAAGGCGCTTGTAAAAGTGGCCGCACCGGGTATACTGCAATTTGTTATCGGCTCGTGCAGCTGGATGTTCCTTGCGAACTTAGTAGCGACCACAGGCGGCGACGAAGGTTCGGCGGGCTACCAGAGCGCGCTCCGTATCATGATGTTCTTTATGCTTCCGGCATGGGGAATGAGCGGTGCAGCGGCTACACTGGTAGGGCAAAACCTTGGCGCCAAACTACCGGAACGGGCAGAGCGGTCGGTTATTGTCACGGCAAAATTCAATATGGCTTATATGGCGGCTATTATGGTAATAACGCTCTTGGCAGCCGAACCCATGATGTCGTTCTTTACCACAAACCCGCATGTACATCAAATAGCTGTAAAAGCCATCCGGATACTGAGCGCAGGCTATGTATTTTATGGCCTTGGAATGGTGCTGCTTAATGTTTTCAACGGCTCAGGCGATACCAAAACCCCTACATGGGTCAACCTTTTTGGGTTTTGGTTTTGCCAGATACCACTTGCCTACCTGCTTGCCAAAGGATTAGATATGGGGCCAACGGGAGTATTCTGGGCAGTGCCTATAGCCGAGACCGCCATGACTATTGCCAGCTTTATCCTTTTCAAAAGGGGAAGGTGGAAAAAGGTGGAGGTATAA
- the dusB gene encoding tRNA dihydrouridine synthase DusB, with translation MVKIGNIELPDFPLLLAPMEDVSDPPFRRLCKTHGADLMFSEFISSEGLIRDAMKSRQKLDIFDYERPVGIQIFGGDEEAMALSAKIVETVNPDIVDINFGCPVKKVVCKGAGAGVLKDIDLMVRLTKAVVNSTHLPVTVKTRLGWDEDSINIDEVAERLQDVGIKALSIHGRTRAQMYKGEADWSHIARVKNNPRIQIPIFGNGDIDSPEKALEYKNRYGIDGIMIGRAAIGYPWIFNEIKHYMATGEHLPAPTLEDRVEAATNHLKWAIEWKGERVGVFETRRHYTNYFKGIPNFKEYRQRMVTHDDAVDVYAVLEEVREKFGPLTPKGEFQSGCN, from the coding sequence ATGGTTAAGATCGGCAACATAGAACTCCCAGATTTCCCTTTATTGCTTGCGCCTATGGAAGACGTAAGCGACCCTCCGTTCCGCAGGCTGTGCAAAACGCATGGCGCGGATCTTATGTTCAGTGAGTTTATCTCGTCGGAAGGACTCATACGCGATGCAATGAAAAGCAGGCAGAAACTGGATATATTCGATTATGAGCGTCCCGTAGGCATCCAGATATTTGGTGGCGATGAAGAAGCGATGGCGTTATCGGCTAAAATAGTGGAGACGGTAAACCCTGATATAGTGGATATCAATTTTGGGTGCCCTGTCAAAAAAGTGGTCTGCAAAGGCGCCGGTGCCGGTGTTCTGAAAGACATCGACCTGATGGTGCGGCTTACCAAAGCTGTGGTAAACAGTACACACCTTCCGGTTACCGTAAAAACACGCCTTGGGTGGGATGAAGATTCCATCAATATCGATGAGGTTGCCGAACGCCTCCAGGATGTAGGCATTAAAGCCCTGAGCATCCATGGCAGGACACGTGCGCAAATGTATAAAGGCGAGGCAGACTGGAGCCACATTGCCCGCGTAAAGAACAACCCGCGCATACAGATCCCTATTTTTGGGAATGGCGATATCGACAGCCCTGAAAAGGCGCTGGAATATAAGAACCGCTATGGTATCGATGGCATCATGATAGGCCGAGCGGCTATTGGCTACCCATGGATATTCAACGAGATAAAGCACTACATGGCTACCGGCGAGCACCTGCCTGCCCCGACATTAGAGGATAGGGTGGAAGCTGCGACCAACCATCTAAAATGGGCCATCGAATGGAAAGGCGAGCGTGTGGGCGTATTTGAGACCCGCCGCCACTATACCAATTACTTTAAAGGCATCCCTAACTTTAAGGAATACCGCCAGCGCATGGTAACCCACGACGATGCTGTTGATGTATATGCCGTGCTGGAAGAAGTGCGGGAGAAGTTCGGCCCCCTAACCCCGAAGGGGGAATTCCAATCAGGATGTAATTAA
- a CDS encoding T9SS type A sorting domain-containing protein, giving the protein MMRTFTFKKQFLLFTLLMGCLYGNAQNVWTGAVDSKWNTPGNWLPMAIPTQTTDVVIPAGLTNYPVIMGFDGIADCANITIDAGANVIADNNGNGKLRIYGSLTINGTLDVTDGTLIMAGNIPQVIPANSFLNNTIRNLTIYHIGVLGSTTIQGPLNLTGILKLNGGPLNTGDFLTLKSTAESTAVIDEVTGVLSAITGNVTVERYIPGKRAFRLITPSTTGGTINSNWQEGGSEAAGFGTDITGAGGSSNGFDPTTTNNPSLFTHTNSNATWAAVTNTTLGVLTAGTPYRLLVRGDRTVNLGSNTSPATATTLRTTGTLVTGNVTVTDFGMMAGDFSMVGNPYQAAVDMGAVLADATNLNTDFYYVWDPTLNARGGYTTVIIATNSNTIPGSQANRYLQPNQAVFVQTEASFLPTSLTFTEAHKFVFSNVTPNLYSEAADAAEAHIRLAMYNSDAADGVAMDGLLVRFNDAYSNAADNKDALKPTNQDEGVGVLNNGQTFSVESRQMPVAADVLTLINTSYRGTSYTYKISVSELDNVTAYLQDTYTGTSTELANNAETLYNFNVDPAVEASIAQNRFNIIFAETLGTNESVNAAFSVYPNPASGNEFKVQLASAENPMVTVFNQMGQQITCKTNMEGNILTVIPGAQMATGIYMVQVQNAGKTAVKKLIVK; this is encoded by the coding sequence ATGATGAGAACTTTTACCTTTAAAAAACAATTCCTGCTTTTTACCCTGCTAATGGGCTGCCTTTATGGCAATGCCCAAAATGTCTGGACCGGCGCGGTGGATTCTAAATGGAATACCCCCGGCAACTGGCTTCCGATGGCTATTCCCACACAAACCACCGATGTGGTTATTCCTGCAGGGCTTACTAATTACCCTGTTATTATGGGCTTTGACGGGATTGCCGACTGTGCCAATATCACTATCGATGCAGGTGCGAATGTAATTGCCGATAACAATGGAAACGGAAAACTTCGCATTTACGGCAGCCTTACCATTAACGGGACACTGGATGTAACCGATGGCACCCTGATTATGGCGGGCAATATCCCGCAAGTTATACCCGCTAATTCTTTTTTGAATAATACAATACGCAATCTTACTATCTACCATATTGGCGTATTAGGATCTACCACTATACAGGGGCCGCTAAACCTGACAGGCATACTTAAACTTAACGGCGGGCCACTGAATACCGGCGATTTCCTTACATTGAAAAGTACTGCCGAGAGCACGGCTGTGATAGATGAGGTTACGGGAGTGTTATCTGCAATTACCGGAAATGTAACTGTAGAACGCTACATCCCCGGCAAAAGGGCTTTCAGGCTGATAACCCCTTCTACCACGGGAGGCACAATAAACAGCAACTGGCAGGAAGGCGGCTCTGAGGCGGCAGGTTTTGGCACCGACATTACCGGCGCAGGAGGAAGCTCTAACGGCTTTGACCCGACAACAACCAACAATCCTTCATTATTTACCCATACCAACAGCAATGCTACATGGGCGGCAGTAACAAACACAACCCTTGGCGTACTTACCGCCGGAACACCTTACAGGCTTTTGGTGCGCGGCGACAGGACGGTAAATCTTGGCTCTAACACTTCTCCTGCAACTGCGACAACCTTACGCACAACAGGAACACTTGTTACCGGAAATGTGACCGTTACAGATTTCGGCATGATGGCAGGAGATTTCAGCATGGTTGGCAACCCTTACCAGGCAGCTGTAGATATGGGCGCTGTACTGGCCGATGCCACCAACCTGAATACTGATTTTTACTACGTGTGGGATCCAACCCTGAATGCCCGAGGCGGCTATACAACTGTAATTATTGCTACCAACTCCAACACTATACCGGGATCCCAGGCCAACAGGTACCTACAGCCAAACCAGGCCGTATTTGTACAAACGGAAGCATCGTTCCTGCCTACATCGCTGACATTTACCGAAGCGCATAAATTCGTTTTTTCAAACGTAACGCCAAACCTGTATAGCGAAGCTGCCGATGCTGCCGAAGCGCACATAAGGCTTGCCATGTACAATAGCGACGCTGCTGATGGCGTGGCAATGGATGGCTTGTTGGTTCGTTTCAATGATGCTTACAGCAACGCTGCCGACAATAAAGATGCCCTTAAACCAACCAACCAGGACGAGGGTGTTGGCGTATTGAACAACGGACAGACTTTTAGTGTGGAGAGCAGGCAGATGCCGGTAGCTGCCGATGTATTGACACTTATAAACACATCATACAGGGGAACATCTTATACCTACAAAATATCAGTAAGCGAACTGGATAATGTTACCGCTTACCTTCAGGATACTTATACAGGCACAAGTACAGAACTGGCTAATAATGCTGAAACCCTTTACAACTTTAATGTTGACCCGGCGGTTGAAGCCAGCATAGCACAAAACCGTTTCAATATCATATTTGCCGAAACGCTTGGTACTAATGAATCTGTGAATGCAGCATTCAGCGTTTACCCTAACCCGGCTTCAGGAAATGAATTTAAAGTTCAGCTGGCTTCTGCCGAAAATCCTATGGTAACGGTATTCAACCAGATGGGCCAGCAAATAACCTGCAAAACGAATATGGAAGGCAATATTCTTACTGTGATTCCGGGAGCTCAAATGGCTACAGGAATCTATATGGTACAGGTACAAAATGCCGGTAAAACGGCCGTGAAAAAATTAATCGTAAAATAA